In Psychrobacter sp. P11G3, a single genomic region encodes these proteins:
- a CDS encoding YecA family protein, producing MKTGRNDKCWCGSGKKFKRCHYGRENETPVSKGEAIGHSQKNASRKYCYAPADLKHECSQKIINAHTVSKSSSLKEIADESNHVLGLKINFANIARNKGELIPEKIGINKASTFKGFCSKHDKSLFSCIEDREFIGDEEQCLALMCRSVAKEIYAKEGGLHTSDFAKNSDKGKSLLVQMLIQKFAANHETGTNAALAELSNLKSQLDDQLLGKSIGNLSHLIIDSTSPMPVAVSSIIAPMNDFDGNLIQDLGDLNIVAEHLVFNSFSSDGKGYVVFSWSKNSTKVLSFIESLLALEPKKIFSALIRFFFGVAENTFISPIWWDSLSDEQKDKINGLIMSGISPFEPNNDNLLVDDGVNFSGWNIGSIRKINF from the coding sequence ATGAAAACAGGACGTAATGATAAGTGTTGGTGCGGTTCAGGAAAGAAATTTAAACGTTGCCACTATGGACGTGAAAACGAAACTCCTGTGAGTAAAGGCGAGGCTATTGGTCATAGTCAGAAAAATGCTTCACGAAAATATTGTTATGCCCCCGCTGATTTAAAACATGAGTGTAGTCAAAAAATCATTAATGCTCATACTGTCTCAAAAAGCAGTAGCCTAAAAGAAATTGCAGATGAAAGTAACCATGTTTTAGGGTTAAAAATAAACTTCGCAAATATAGCAAGAAACAAAGGGGAGTTAATTCCAGAAAAAATAGGAATTAATAAAGCTTCTACCTTTAAGGGTTTCTGTTCCAAACATGATAAGTCCCTTTTCTCTTGTATTGAAGATAGAGAGTTTATTGGAGATGAAGAACAGTGTTTAGCTCTAATGTGCCGTTCAGTAGCAAAAGAGATTTATGCTAAAGAAGGAGGGCTTCACACCTCTGATTTCGCTAAAAATAGTGATAAAGGTAAGAGCCTATTAGTTCAAATGTTGATTCAAAAATTTGCTGCAAATCATGAAACAGGAACTAATGCTGCTCTTGCAGAATTATCGAATCTTAAATCTCAACTTGATGACCAACTTCTAGGAAAATCAATTGGCAATTTAAGCCATCTTATTATTGATTCAACATCACCTATGCCTGTCGCTGTCTCTTCAATTATTGCCCCTATGAATGACTTTGATGGAAATTTAATCCAAGATTTAGGTGACTTAAATATTGTTGCTGAGCACTTAGTTTTTAATTCATTTTCTAGTGATGGCAAAGGGTATGTGGTTTTCAGTTGGTCTAAAAACTCTACCAAAGTATTAAGCTTTATTGAATCATTATTAGCTTTAGAACCAAAGAAAATTTTTAGTGCGCTAATAAGGTTCTTTTTTGGAGTTGCTGAAAATACATTTATTTCACCTATATGGTGGGACAGTTTATCGGACGAACAAAAAGATAAAATAAATGGCCTTATCATGTCAGGGATAAGTCCGTTCGAGCCTAATAATGATAATTTACTAGTTGATGATGGTGTCAATTTTTCGGGGTGGAACATTGGTAGCATTAGGAAAATAAATTTTTAA
- a CDS encoding BLUF domain-containing protein, which produces MQITTRQTSENRKRHGEHLLISLTYIGKNIEMKTGIELTRALEQWRRYFEESGLVAALVINDGYFVQNIQGSRPAVNAALAKIIDEHFKIIPNVVKVEEIEALRWDGLVTKHLTESAEDEEYALKNFSAGFDFNPYLMKSTQIESFLSAIFEGG; this is translated from the coding sequence ATGCAAATAACCACACGTCAAACTTCAGAAAATAGGAAAAGACATGGCGAGCATCTGCTGATTAGCCTAACGTATATCGGTAAAAACATCGAAATGAAAACAGGTATAGAGTTGACTCGTGCTCTTGAGCAGTGGCGAAGATACTTTGAGGAAAGTGGGTTAGTTGCAGCGCTTGTGATCAATGACGGTTACTTTGTTCAAAATATTCAAGGCTCAAGACCGGCGGTCAACGCTGCTCTAGCGAAGATAATTGATGAGCATTTCAAGATTATTCCTAATGTTGTCAAGGTGGAAGAGATAGAAGCGCTTCGGTGGGATGGGTTGGTAACCAAGCACCTGACGGAAAGTGCCGAAGATGAGGAGTATGCCTTAAAAAATTTCTCAGCAGGTTTTGACTTCAATCCTTACCTAATGAAAAGTACTCAGATTGAAAGCTTTTTGTCAGCGATATTTGAAGGTGGTTAA
- a CDS encoding BLUF domain-containing protein, translating into MNITTSQPSEDRKRHGEHILIHMTYIAKNVDLDSGIELTRALEYWRRYFEENDIVSALVISEGYFVQSFQGTRPAINTALEKILDEHSTIVPNIVNIEEIESRQWSGFLVKHLTSSVEDEEHALKNFSAGSDYNPYLMKSSQIESFLKAIFENAESN; encoded by the coding sequence ATGAACATAACGACAAGCCAACCTTCAGAAGATAGAAAAAGGCATGGCGAGCATATTCTTATCCACATGACATATATCGCCAAAAATGTCGATCTAGATTCGGGGATTGAGCTGACTCGCGCACTTGAGTACTGGCGCAGATATTTTGAAGAAAACGATATCGTTTCAGCTTTAGTCATTAGTGAAGGTTATTTCGTTCAAAGTTTTCAAGGAACAAGACCTGCTATCAATACTGCCTTGGAAAAGATACTTGACGAGCATTCCACTATTGTTCCTAATATTGTGAATATAGAGGAAATAGAATCGCGCCAATGGAGTGGGTTTTTAGTTAAGCATCTAACCTCAAGCGTTGAAGATGAAGAGCATGCCCTAAAGAACTTTTCAGCAGGCTCTGACTACAATCCTTATCTAATGAAAAGCTCTCAGATTGAAAGCTTCTTGAAGGCGATATTCGAAAATGCTGAATCCAATTAA
- a CDS encoding HAD family hydrolase: protein MFIEDKIAKESMTTKISTPKIIFFDIDDTLSRNGIIAEHNKATLEQLADTDIKLVISTGRSKAILPEDILALLDADILDAIICMNGQYSFDKSGRISHYPLTAEQTDKIVRLCQQSDLIHKFDSATHIAWSGENERLREFNAVTPNSILDPEYYKTNTVYQCSVFFNNQQEKMQDIDFAQYDLKLVHWHQIGADILPAEASKARGIKDMCEYYAVDASECMAFGDGMNDLEMFDLVGFAVAMGDAQPALIERADFVTGTIEEYGIQTVLNQLAMKS from the coding sequence ATGTTTATCGAAGATAAGATTGCCAAAGAAAGTATGACTACTAAGATTTCGACCCCAAAAATCATCTTTTTTGACATTGATGATACCTTAAGCCGTAACGGCATCATCGCTGAACACAATAAAGCGACGCTTGAGCAGCTTGCAGATACCGATATTAAGCTAGTGATTTCGACTGGTCGTTCTAAAGCCATATTGCCTGAAGACATTCTAGCGTTGCTTGATGCAGATATATTGGACGCCATTATTTGTATGAATGGACAATATAGTTTTGATAAAAGCGGCCGAATCAGCCACTACCCATTAACGGCTGAACAGACAGATAAAATCGTACGCCTGTGCCAGCAGAGTGATTTGATTCATAAATTTGACTCTGCCACTCATATCGCGTGGTCAGGTGAAAATGAACGTTTACGCGAGTTCAATGCGGTCACGCCCAATTCGATCCTTGACCCTGAGTACTACAAGACAAATACCGTCTATCAATGCTCGGTATTTTTTAACAATCAGCAAGAAAAAATGCAGGATATCGATTTTGCTCAGTATGATTTAAAGCTGGTACATTGGCATCAGATTGGTGCTGATATATTACCAGCAGAGGCATCAAAAGCCCGCGGTATCAAAGATATGTGCGAGTACTATGCAGTGGATGCAAGCGAATGTATGGCATTTGGTGATGGTATGAACGACCTAGAAATGTTCGACTTGGTCGGGTTTGCCGTGGCCATGGGAGATGCGCAGCCAGCTTTAATAGAACGCGCTGACTTTGTCACTGGGACGATTGAAGAATATGGTATTCAAACCGTGCTTAATCAGTTAGCAATGAAGTCATAA
- a CDS encoding 3-oxoacyl-ACP reductase: MTESTSTQNALNKSHSVIPVLLTDKVAIVTGASRGLGAQIAQQMAAAGAIVCVNYLNSKQAAEAVVADIIATGGQAFAYQADVTDLEQVQAMAAEVITRHGRIDILVNNALPNYQFNPSAAYTSIETVKWSHFSQQMDGIVKGAVNTVQAVLPQMKAQQVGKIINISTNLVYNPVVTYYDYTTAKSALIGLTRNLASELGQYGIRVNLLAGGLLKTTDASSLTTEEVFDYIATTTPLRQATSVADFANSVLLMASDLSMAITGQSIAVDGGLTMP, translated from the coding sequence ATGACCGAAAGTACCTCAACTCAAAACGCCTTGAATAAAAGCCACTCAGTTATACCGGTATTGCTTACGGATAAAGTCGCCATAGTCACTGGTGCCAGTCGTGGGCTCGGTGCACAGATTGCACAGCAAATGGCAGCGGCAGGTGCTATCGTTTGCGTCAACTACCTCAATAGTAAACAGGCTGCTGAGGCGGTAGTGGCTGATATCATTGCGACAGGTGGCCAAGCATTTGCTTATCAGGCGGATGTGACCGATCTTGAGCAAGTACAAGCCATGGCAGCTGAAGTCATCACTCGTCATGGACGTATCGATATACTGGTCAATAATGCTTTGCCGAATTATCAGTTCAATCCAAGTGCTGCGTACACCAGTATTGAGACCGTAAAGTGGTCGCATTTTTCACAACAAATGGACGGTATCGTCAAAGGCGCAGTCAATACAGTGCAAGCGGTGCTTCCGCAGATGAAAGCGCAGCAAGTAGGTAAAATTATTAATATATCGACCAATCTTGTCTACAACCCAGTGGTTACCTATTATGATTACACCACGGCTAAATCAGCATTGATTGGGCTAACACGCAATCTCGCGAGCGAGCTTGGTCAATATGGTATTCGGGTTAATTTGCTGGCAGGTGGATTATTAAAAACTACCGACGCAAGTAGCTTAACCACTGAAGAGGTATTTGATTATATTGCGACTACAACGCCGCTGCGCCAAGCGACTTCGGTAGCTGATTTTGCCAATTCAGTATTGCTCATGGCGTCTGATTTGAGCATGGCTATTACTGGACAATCTATCGCTGTGGATGGTGGCTTGACTATGCCTTAA
- a CDS encoding ABC transporter substrate-binding protein, with translation MTHLSSSHPTTHTSASVGRIVPKALLAAAVGLVLASCSNSDNAADGSAAASNETLNLYNWSEYMPQEILDGFEEETGISVNYTTFDSNEAMYAKLKLLDDSSQYDLAIPSTYYVEKMAKEGLLQELDKSKLSNFKNLDTSFTNTKVDPDNKYSIPYMWGSTGLAINGDSVDPKTVNSWNDLWDPKYKGQVMLTNDVREVFGMALLTLGYSGNSSNPDEIEAAYDKLTTLMPNVKTFNSDATRMPYIEGETALGMTWNGEAVMANDEGLTSLVYKYPTEGAILWMDNFVIPKNAKQVDAAHKFIDYLLRPENAKIVSEEIGYASPNIAARELMDESVQNNPTIYPSKEVLAKAEFQEDVGDEALQVYQQYWDKLKTGR, from the coding sequence TTGACCCATTTATCATCGTCCCATCCAACTACTCACACCTCGGCTAGTGTCGGTCGTATAGTGCCAAAAGCATTATTAGCAGCGGCTGTCGGCTTGGTGCTTGCCAGCTGTAGCAACTCTGATAATGCAGCGGATGGCAGTGCTGCGGCGAGCAATGAGACGCTGAACCTTTACAACTGGTCAGAATATATGCCGCAAGAGATTTTAGATGGTTTTGAAGAAGAAACTGGCATCTCAGTTAATTACACCACATTTGACTCTAACGAAGCGATGTATGCCAAACTCAAACTATTGGATGATTCGAGCCAGTATGACTTAGCGATTCCATCGACTTATTACGTCGAAAAGATGGCGAAAGAAGGACTACTACAAGAGCTAGACAAATCAAAACTGAGCAATTTTAAAAACCTTGATACCTCATTTACCAATACCAAAGTTGATCCTGATAACAAATACTCTATCCCTTATATGTGGGGCAGCACCGGTCTAGCCATTAACGGTGACAGTGTCGATCCGAAAACTGTCAATAGCTGGAATGACCTATGGGATCCTAAGTATAAGGGTCAGGTGATGCTGACTAATGATGTGCGTGAAGTCTTTGGTATGGCACTGCTGACTCTTGGCTACTCAGGTAATAGTAGCAATCCTGACGAAATCGAAGCCGCTTACGATAAGCTCACCACGTTGATGCCAAACGTCAAAACCTTTAACTCTGATGCGACACGTATGCCATATATCGAAGGTGAGACTGCGCTTGGTATGACATGGAATGGTGAAGCAGTCATGGCCAATGACGAAGGTTTGACTAGCTTAGTTTATAAGTATCCAACCGAAGGCGCTATCTTATGGATGGACAACTTTGTCATTCCAAAAAACGCCAAGCAAGTTGATGCAGCACATAAATTTATTGATTACTTATTGCGTCCTGAAAATGCAAAAATTGTCAGCGAAGAGATTGGCTACGCATCACCAAACATAGCAGCGCGAGAATTGATGGATGAGAGCGTCCAAAACAATCCAACGATTTATCCTTCTAAAGAAGTACTGGCAAAAGCTGAGTTCCAAGAAGATGTGGGTGATGAAGCGTTGCAAGTGTATCAACAGTACTGGGACAAGCTAAAGACTGGTCGTTAA
- a CDS encoding FUSC family protein has protein sequence MKPTLYQRITAPFFEPYVRYQHADILHATRLGTAVILALLVNKITNLPHGEWTTITVFIILGLLQYQGAIYTKAKERVIGTLLGIGTALGVLWFNQNAGAWLWVDYALIGLLSGIIGYLAVRQLGYTGLLTGITMLMIVSDLGNNSIGQDGIYRALNILLGTGVSVAVTLILPLKSTLMWRFLLSSNLDACSSLYAGVGHHIDATDGVVDDSVQKLNPVAFPVKEVPVDRALVTALQQINKRLLAVRPHIAATASESGIEKETLETIQRTHRNIIGTIDLLLSAAPRLANIEIDEENHVLLVHYQHELTQAMQHMAAVLRSPSDEVFRPITRIAVSEYPSVQHLAFEWQGYFWLTQTLQTQLQQLSDLLQTSKPHWFAASGLGYQRREQRRMKEQGGETDLHL, from the coding sequence GTGAAACCCACCCTTTATCAGCGTATTACTGCTCCATTTTTCGAACCCTATGTTCGCTACCAACATGCAGATATCCTACATGCCACACGCCTAGGTACGGCTGTGATCTTGGCCCTATTGGTCAATAAAATCACCAATCTTCCGCACGGTGAATGGACGACCATTACCGTATTTATTATTTTAGGGTTATTGCAATACCAAGGTGCTATTTATACTAAGGCGAAAGAGCGCGTAATCGGTACTTTATTAGGTATTGGTACTGCGCTTGGGGTGTTATGGTTTAATCAAAATGCGGGTGCATGGTTGTGGGTGGACTATGCGCTCATTGGTCTGCTAAGTGGCATTATTGGCTATCTAGCCGTTAGACAGCTTGGGTATACAGGACTGTTAACGGGTATCACTATGTTGATGATTGTCTCTGATTTAGGCAATAATAGCATTGGTCAAGATGGTATCTACCGCGCGCTAAATATCTTACTGGGGACAGGCGTTTCGGTAGCAGTGACGCTGATTTTGCCGCTCAAATCAACGTTGATGTGGCGATTTTTATTGAGTAGCAACCTTGACGCTTGTAGTAGCCTCTACGCTGGCGTAGGTCATCATATTGACGCGACAGACGGAGTAGTAGATGACTCTGTTCAAAAATTAAACCCAGTGGCTTTTCCTGTTAAGGAAGTACCAGTTGATAGAGCGTTGGTCACAGCGTTACAGCAGATTAATAAACGTCTGCTGGCTGTGCGACCACATATCGCGGCGACAGCCAGTGAGTCAGGAATCGAAAAAGAAACGCTAGAGACGATCCAACGTACCCACCGTAATATTATCGGGACGATTGATTTACTGTTAAGTGCGGCACCGCGCTTAGCGAATATTGAGATTGATGAAGAAAACCATGTTCTATTGGTACATTATCAGCATGAGCTAACCCAAGCGATGCAGCACATGGCGGCAGTGTTACGTAGTCCAAGCGATGAGGTATTTCGACCCATTACCCGTATTGCCGTCTCAGAGTACCCAAGCGTACAGCACCTAGCATTTGAGTGGCAGGGGTATTTCTGGTTGACCCAAACCTTGCAAACTCAATTACAGCAGCTGAGTGATTTACTACAAACATCGAAGCCGCATTGGTTTGCTGCATCTGGTCTGGGCTATCAACGTCGCGAGCAGCGCCGGATGAAAGAGCAGGGCGGCGAGACAGATTTACATTTGTAA
- a CDS encoding glutamate synthase subunit beta has product MAKRLENNFQFLDVPRFDPTKKDIATRSTEFVEIYKPFENEAVAQQAHRCLECGNPYCEWKCPVHNYIPNWLKLATEGQIFQAAELCHRTNTLPEVCGRVCPQDRLCEGACTLNDGFGAVTIGNVEKYINDTAFALGWRPDMSEVVWTDKKVAIIGAGPAGLGCADILVRNGVKPVVFDKRPEIGGLLTFGIPEFKMEKDVMRNRRVIFEDMGIEFRLETEIGTDVTIDELLADYDAVFMGMGTYTYMRGGFAGEELTGVYDALDYLIANVNRCNDWEKDAEEYIDFKGKKVVVLGGGDTAMDCNRTSIRQGAEKVVCAYRRDEENMPGSRREVVNAREEGVEFLFNRQPTEIIGLNGKVNGVKVVTTQLGAPDNRGRQRPEPIPNSEEIIPCDAVIMAFGFRPSPADWFESQQVGMDSSGRVLAAEKQTFKFQTQNPKIFAGGDMVRGSDLVVTAIWEGREAAEGILDYLEV; this is encoded by the coding sequence ATGGCAAAACGCTTAGAAAATAACTTCCAGTTTTTAGATGTACCAAGATTTGATCCAACCAAAAAAGACATTGCAACGCGTTCAACAGAGTTTGTTGAAATTTATAAGCCTTTCGAAAACGAAGCCGTTGCTCAGCAAGCACATCGTTGTCTTGAGTGTGGTAACCCGTACTGCGAGTGGAAATGTCCAGTACACAACTATATTCCTAACTGGCTAAAACTGGCCACAGAAGGCCAGATATTTCAGGCAGCTGAATTGTGTCACCGTACCAATACCTTGCCTGAAGTATGCGGACGAGTTTGCCCGCAAGATCGTCTGTGTGAAGGCGCTTGTACGTTAAATGATGGTTTTGGCGCAGTGACCATTGGTAATGTCGAAAAATATATCAACGATACTGCGTTTGCACTTGGTTGGCGTCCAGATATGTCTGAAGTCGTTTGGACAGATAAAAAAGTCGCTATCATTGGCGCAGGACCAGCGGGTCTGGGTTGCGCGGATATCTTGGTCAGAAACGGTGTCAAACCAGTTGTCTTTGATAAGCGCCCTGAGATTGGCGGCTTACTGACATTCGGTATTCCTGAATTCAAGATGGAAAAAGACGTCATGCGCAATCGCCGTGTGATCTTTGAAGACATGGGTATCGAATTCCGTTTAGAGACAGAGATTGGTACAGACGTCACCATTGATGAGCTATTGGCTGACTATGACGCAGTATTTATGGGTATGGGTACATACACCTATATGCGCGGCGGCTTCGCTGGTGAAGAGCTGACAGGCGTCTACGATGCACTAGATTACCTGATTGCCAACGTGAACCGTTGTAATGACTGGGAAAAAGACGCTGAAGAGTACATCGACTTTAAAGGTAAAAAGGTGGTGGTACTTGGTGGCGGCGATACAGCAATGGACTGTAACCGTACCAGTATCCGTCAAGGCGCCGAAAAAGTAGTTTGTGCCTATCGCCGTGACGAAGAAAACATGCCGGGTTCACGCCGTGAAGTGGTCAATGCTCGTGAGGAAGGCGTCGAGTTCTTATTTAATCGTCAGCCAACCGAAATCATCGGCTTAAACGGTAAAGTTAATGGCGTAAAAGTTGTTACTACTCAGCTGGGTGCACCAGACAACCGTGGTCGTCAACGCCCTGAACCAATTCCTAATTCTGAAGAGATCATCCCATGTGATGCAGTCATCATGGCATTTGGTTTTAGACCAAGTCCTGCTGATTGGTTTGAGTCTCAGCAAGTGGGGATGGACAGCTCTGGTCGCGTACTAGCAGCCGAAAAGCAAACCTTCAAATTCCAGACCCAAAATCCTAAAATCTTCGCTGGTGGCGATATGGTGCGCGGTTCTGACTTGGTTGTGACGGCGATTTGGGAAGGCCGCGAAGCTGCGGAAGGTATTCTAGACTACCTAGAAGTGTAA